One window of Mesorhizobium loti R88b genomic DNA carries:
- a CDS encoding ROK family protein: MTTEAALAIDLGGTELRAALVDRDGKILAFAAVPTQAQAGPDVVIGQIEALAATVHAEAPGLAVVGVGVGAPGPLDPLAGIAVGPPTLAGWQDVPLADILERRLGLPVRLENDANAAALGEWRFGAGHGARSLVFVTVSTGIGGGVVADGRILHGRRGLAAEIGHMTITNEGERCVCGVVGCFEAIASGTALGRRANAATSAFDGSTLRRLSANAEVTGRHVVDAARLQDDLAVALLEEEARWLGVGFTNLLHLYSPDVLVVGGGIANGLDLMHPVIEATIRQRAMRAYRDVPVVQAQLGRHAGLVGAASLILFDDGSLAARMPVGPSTFPEARRDFNG; encoded by the coding sequence ATGACCACTGAAGCGGCCCTCGCGATCGATCTTGGCGGCACCGAGCTTCGTGCCGCCCTGGTTGACCGTGACGGCAAGATTCTGGCCTTCGCCGCCGTGCCGACGCAGGCACAGGCTGGGCCCGACGTGGTGATCGGCCAGATCGAGGCGCTGGCCGCGACAGTTCATGCCGAAGCGCCAGGCCTCGCCGTCGTCGGCGTTGGCGTCGGTGCGCCAGGCCCGCTCGATCCGCTGGCCGGCATCGCGGTTGGACCGCCGACGCTGGCTGGCTGGCAGGATGTGCCGCTGGCGGACATTCTCGAGCGTCGGCTCGGCCTGCCGGTGAGGCTGGAGAACGACGCCAATGCGGCAGCACTTGGCGAATGGCGCTTCGGTGCCGGCCACGGCGCGCGCTCGCTGGTCTTCGTCACGGTCTCCACCGGCATTGGCGGCGGTGTCGTTGCCGACGGGCGCATCCTGCATGGCCGCCGTGGCCTGGCCGCCGAGATCGGCCATATGACCATCACCAATGAGGGCGAGCGCTGCGTCTGCGGCGTCGTCGGTTGCTTCGAGGCCATCGCCTCGGGCACGGCGCTTGGCCGCCGCGCCAACGCCGCGACATCGGCCTTTGACGGCTCGACGCTGCGCCGCCTCTCGGCCAATGCCGAGGTCACGGGTCGCCACGTGGTCGATGCGGCGCGGTTGCAGGACGATCTCGCCGTGGCCCTGCTCGAGGAGGAAGCGCGCTGGCTGGGCGTCGGCTTCACCAATCTCCTGCATCTCTATTCGCCCGACGTGCTGGTCGTCGGCGGCGGCATCGCCAATGGCCTCGACCTGATGCATCCGGTCATCGAGGCGACCATCCGGCAACGCGCCATGCGCGCCTATCGCGACGTGCCTGTCGTCCAGGCGCAGCTTGGCCGCCACGCCGGCCTGGTCGGCGCCGCCAGCCTTATCCTGTTCGACGATGGCAGCCTGGCAGCCCGCATGCCGGTCGGTCCAAGCACGTTCCCGGAAGCGCGGAGGGATTTCAACGGCTGA
- a CDS encoding dicarboxylate/amino acid:cation symporter: protein MQIADQSGAPAAQRKPLYAQLYVQVLVAITVGILLGHYYPSIGESMKPLGDAFIKLVKMIIAPVIFLTVATGIAGMSDLQKVGRVAGKAMLYFLTFSTLALIIGLIVANVVQPGAGFNIDPATLDASTVNTYAAKAHDQSVTGFLMNIIPGTIVGAFADGDILQVLFFSVLFGIALALVGDKGAPVLNFLQALMAPMFKLVSVLMKAAPIGAFGAMAFTIGKYGIGSVINLAMLVGTFYATSFLFVFVVLGAVCRYNGFSILSLIRYIKEELLLVLGTSSSEAALPSLMEKMEKAGAKRSVVGLVIPTGYSFNLDGTNIYMTLAALFIAQATNIHLSIGDQILLLLVAMLSSKGAAGITGAGFITLAATLSVVPSVPVAGMALILGVDRFMSECRALTNFIGNAVATLVVARWEGELDEAKLARALAGTADDSLPADVVPAE from the coding sequence ATGCAGATCGCAGACCAATCCGGCGCGCCCGCCGCGCAGCGCAAGCCCCTCTATGCCCAACTCTATGTGCAGGTGCTGGTGGCAATCACCGTCGGCATCCTGCTCGGCCACTACTATCCATCGATCGGCGAGAGCATGAAGCCGCTCGGCGACGCCTTCATCAAGCTGGTCAAGATGATCATCGCCCCGGTCATCTTCCTGACAGTCGCGACCGGGATCGCCGGCATGAGCGACCTGCAAAAGGTCGGCCGCGTCGCCGGCAAGGCGATGCTCTACTTCCTCACTTTCTCGACGCTGGCGCTGATCATCGGCCTTATCGTCGCCAATGTCGTGCAGCCGGGCGCCGGCTTCAACATCGACCCGGCGACGCTCGACGCCTCGACCGTCAACACCTACGCCGCCAAGGCACATGACCAGTCGGTCACCGGCTTCCTGATGAACATCATCCCCGGCACGATCGTCGGCGCCTTCGCCGATGGCGACATATTGCAGGTTCTGTTCTTCTCGGTGCTGTTCGGCATCGCACTGGCGCTGGTCGGCGACAAGGGCGCACCGGTGCTCAACTTCCTGCAGGCGCTGATGGCGCCGATGTTCAAGCTGGTCAGCGTGCTGATGAAGGCAGCCCCCATCGGCGCTTTCGGCGCCATGGCCTTCACCATCGGCAAATACGGCATCGGCTCGGTCATCAACCTCGCCATGCTGGTCGGCACCTTCTACGCCACCTCGTTTCTGTTCGTGTTCGTCGTGCTGGGTGCCGTCTGCCGCTACAACGGCTTCTCCATCCTGTCCCTGATCCGCTACATCAAGGAAGAGCTGCTGCTGGTGCTGGGCACCTCCTCTTCGGAAGCAGCCCTGCCCTCGCTGATGGAGAAGATGGAGAAGGCCGGTGCCAAGCGCTCGGTGGTCGGCCTGGTCATCCCGACCGGCTATTCCTTCAACCTCGACGGCACCAACATCTACATGACTCTTGCGGCGCTGTTCATCGCGCAGGCGACGAACATCCATCTCTCGATCGGCGACCAGATCCTGCTGCTGCTGGTGGCGATGCTCTCGTCCAAGGGTGCCGCAGGCATCACCGGGGCCGGCTTCATCACGCTCGCCGCCACGCTTTCGGTCGTGCCATCGGTGCCGGTCGCCGGCATGGCGCTGATCCTCGGTGTCGACCGCTTCATGTCGGAATGCCGGGCACTGACCAACTTCATCGGCAACGCCGTCGCCACGCTGGTTGTCGCCCGCTGGGAAGGCGAGCTCGACGAGGCGAAGCTGGCGAGAGCCTTGGCTGGAACAGCCGACGACAGCCTGCCGGCGGATGTCGTTCCCGCCGAGTAA
- a CDS encoding alpha/beta fold hydrolase codes for MSAAPTILLRDDAALRVFDTGQGRLPIVFQHGLGGDAAQVAQNFPDSPSRRRLTVECRAQGGSGAGSKRPFSIDMFADDVLAAADAAGLDRFVAGGISMGAAIALNLASRRPDRVLGLVLVRPAWAFDAAPQNMRPYVEVAELIRDHPLDDARDAFAASATAARFRSEAPDNLASLLGFFARENAVIFAEVMQAIANDGPGVTRADATGLAIPTLVIGSGIDLVHPLATARELAGTIPNAAFAEVTPKAADKDRHFAETRAAIGGFLDRHFNNQDQS; via the coding sequence ATGAGCGCCGCGCCGACGATCCTGCTGCGCGACGATGCCGCTCTTCGTGTCTTCGACACCGGGCAGGGCAGGCTTCCCATCGTCTTCCAGCATGGCCTCGGCGGCGATGCCGCGCAGGTGGCGCAGAATTTTCCCGACAGCCCATCACGCCGCCGGCTGACCGTCGAATGCCGCGCGCAAGGTGGCTCCGGTGCCGGCAGCAAGCGCCCGTTCTCGATCGACATGTTCGCCGACGACGTGCTGGCAGCTGCCGATGCGGCTGGGCTCGACCGCTTCGTCGCGGGCGGCATCTCGATGGGGGCGGCGATCGCATTGAACCTGGCAAGCCGCCGCCCGGACCGTGTGCTTGGCTTGGTGCTGGTGCGTCCTGCCTGGGCCTTCGACGCGGCGCCGCAAAACATGCGCCCTTACGTCGAAGTGGCGGAGCTCATCCGCGATCATCCGCTGGATGACGCGCGGGACGCCTTTGCGGCCTCCGCCACTGCGGCCCGCTTTCGCAGCGAAGCCCCGGACAATCTTGCGTCCTTGCTAGGCTTCTTCGCCCGCGAAAACGCGGTTATCTTTGCCGAGGTGATGCAGGCGATCGCCAATGACGGGCCTGGCGTGACGCGGGCGGACGCCACTGGTCTCGCAATACCCACGCTGGTCATCGGCAGCGGCATCGATCTCGTCCATCCCCTGGCGACCGCGCGCGAGCTTGCTGGGACCATCCCCAATGCAGCCTTCGCCGAGGTGACGCCGAAAGCCGCCGACAAGGATCGGCATTTCGCCGAAACCCGCGCCGCCATCGGCGGTTTTCTCGACAGACATTTCAACAATCAGGACCAATCATGA
- a CDS encoding GNAT family N-acetyltransferase, with amino-acid sequence MNTTLETTANPLPEDLAFLSEQLTAFNDGDVGASERKALAVFVRDEDGAVVAGISGYTAWGWLYVQWLWVDERLRGQHMAGQMLAAAEQQAVARGCQNAWIDTFNPNAAKVYQRQGYQPFGALADFPVGRSRIFLQKKLSLV; translated from the coding sequence ATGAACACGACCCTCGAAACAACGGCAAATCCCTTGCCGGAAGACCTCGCCTTTCTCAGCGAACAGCTGACGGCCTTCAACGACGGCGATGTCGGCGCGTCGGAAAGAAAAGCGCTGGCGGTGTTCGTGCGCGACGAGGATGGCGCGGTCGTTGCCGGGATTTCGGGTTACACGGCGTGGGGCTGGCTCTACGTGCAATGGCTGTGGGTCGATGAGCGGTTGCGCGGCCAGCATATGGCAGGTCAGATGCTGGCCGCAGCCGAACAGCAAGCTGTGGCACGCGGCTGCCAAAACGCCTGGATCGACACCTTCAATCCAAACGCCGCCAAGGTCTACCAGCGTCAGGGCTATCAGCCCTTCGGCGCGCTGGCCGATTTCCCGGTCGGCCGCAGCCGCATTTTCCTGCAGAAGAAACTGTCGCTGGTCTAA
- a CDS encoding sigma-54-dependent transcriptional regulator, with protein sequence MTQGSGLVALVDDDADLLHATTQLLELAGFTVVARDAAEAALAIVDRNFDGVVVSDIRMPGMNGLQLFDRIKAIDPDIPVILVTGHGDVDLAVAALKDGVYDFIPKPYAGDRLVEALKRASEKRRLVMENRRLREAAALAADGLPLIGEAPAIHRLRETLRQIADMDVDVLVEGETGTGKEVVADLLHRWGRRRAKPFVALNCGALPETVIESELFGHEAGAFTGAQRRRIGRIEHSSGGTLFLDEIESMPPALQVKLLRVLETRSLTPLGSNDIRRIDLRVVAATKVDLGRPDQRGDFREDLYFRLNVVTLRIPPLRERRGDIPMLFGHFLGKAAERFGRPVAKVNAAVSDHLQSHAWPGNVRELAHFADRVALGLGPDDETKAVSPQSPEPAGSLPARVGHYEAQLIRDALRDHGGDVRGAIDALGVPRKTFYDKLKRYGIAASEFRNSGDPNPVREQT encoded by the coding sequence ATGACGCAGGGATCAGGGCTGGTGGCGCTCGTCGACGATGATGCCGACCTTTTGCACGCCACCACGCAATTGCTCGAGCTTGCCGGCTTCACGGTGGTCGCGCGCGATGCCGCCGAGGCAGCCCTTGCCATCGTAGACCGGAATTTCGACGGCGTCGTCGTCAGCGACATCCGCATGCCGGGCATGAACGGGCTGCAGCTCTTCGACCGCATCAAGGCAATCGACCCCGACATACCGGTGATCCTGGTCACTGGGCACGGCGATGTTGATCTTGCCGTGGCCGCGCTCAAGGACGGCGTCTACGATTTCATCCCGAAACCCTATGCCGGTGATCGCCTTGTCGAGGCACTGAAACGGGCGAGCGAGAAGCGGCGGCTGGTGATGGAGAACCGGCGACTGCGCGAAGCCGCCGCACTGGCCGCCGACGGCCTGCCGCTGATCGGCGAGGCGCCTGCCATCCACCGGCTGCGCGAAACCTTGCGACAGATCGCCGACATGGATGTCGACGTGCTCGTGGAAGGCGAGACGGGAACCGGCAAGGAAGTGGTGGCAGACCTCTTGCACAGGTGGGGCCGGCGCCGGGCCAAACCCTTCGTGGCGTTGAACTGCGGCGCTCTGCCGGAGACCGTCATCGAAAGCGAACTGTTCGGCCATGAGGCCGGCGCGTTCACCGGCGCGCAACGGCGACGCATCGGCCGCATCGAGCATTCCAGCGGCGGCACGCTGTTCCTCGACGAGATCGAATCCATGCCGCCGGCCCTCCAGGTCAAGCTGCTGCGGGTGCTCGAGACGCGCAGCCTCACCCCGCTTGGCTCCAACGATATCAGGCGTATCGATTTGCGGGTTGTCGCGGCAACCAAAGTCGATCTCGGACGGCCGGACCAGCGCGGCGATTTTCGCGAGGATCTCTATTTTCGCCTCAATGTGGTGACGTTGCGCATTCCGCCTTTGCGCGAACGGCGCGGCGATATCCCGATGCTGTTCGGGCATTTCCTCGGCAAGGCGGCGGAACGCTTCGGCCGGCCTGTCGCCAAGGTGAACGCCGCCGTCAGCGATCATCTCCAGTCGCATGCCTGGCCGGGCAATGTGCGCGAGCTCGCGCATTTCGCCGATCGCGTCGCGCTCGGTCTTGGCCCGGACGACGAGACGAAGGCGGTCTCACCGCAATCGCCGGAGCCTGCAGGCTCGCTGCCGGCGCGCGTGGGCCACTACGAGGCGCAACTCATCCGCGACGCGCTGCGCGACCATGGCGGCGATGTGCGCGGTGCCATCGACGCCCTCGGCGTGCCGCGCAAGACGTTTTACGACAAGCTCAAGCGCTACGGCATTGCCGCATCCGAATTCCGCAACAGCGGCGATCCGAACCCTGTTCGAGAGCAGACATAG
- a CDS encoding sensor histidine kinase, with translation MLREAVGRLRDGRWLIVLIALAILAGAIAIAGRIASGQAADDLRDTALAALPLAAGTLTGEIEKQRLVPLVLSRDDAVRGALRRAGTMQEAALNDKLKAIAGDASASAIYVIDTAGIAISASNAGEPTSFVGIDYNFRHYFNEALAKGSASQYGLGTISGRPGLYLSSRVDDNGKPLGVAVLKVELDGVEANWRSSGFLVFVTDERGVVLATSQPEWRFHALAPLSAEDAAAAHEQLQLTDAAFEPLPIRRGAGDGLATIDSSGKPRQFVEVVQDLPGAVPGWRLWLLTPADAALSSAANTARLTTLLGLLLTGLLAYVLTRRRRTRRLRQDALARMNAELESRVSTRTAELTRSNTALAGEIAERESAEAKVRRLRDDLAQANRLSILGQIAAGVAHEINQPVAAIRTYAENAGRFLEGGKTEPASGNLTSIVSMTERIGAITNTLRTFARRPGVAASPLPVREAIDGALSLLSGRIRDSGVTIVKPRGSASPMVMASRIRLEQILVNLLQNALDAMKDQPDPRIEIGLAEHDDRVLISVRDNGPGLGPEAAANLFMPFQTTKEKGLGLGLVISQEIAQELGGTLQLDPDSTSGASFTIDLRRIE, from the coding sequence TTGCTGCGCGAGGCGGTTGGCCGGCTGCGCGATGGCCGCTGGCTTATCGTCCTCATCGCGCTTGCGATCCTGGCTGGCGCCATCGCCATTGCCGGGCGCATAGCCTCCGGCCAGGCGGCCGACGATCTTCGCGACACAGCGCTTGCCGCTCTGCCGCTGGCGGCGGGAACCCTGACCGGCGAAATCGAAAAGCAGCGCCTGGTGCCATTGGTGCTGTCCCGCGACGATGCTGTGCGCGGGGCGCTGCGCCGGGCCGGAACGATGCAGGAAGCGGCCCTCAACGACAAGCTCAAGGCGATTGCCGGCGACGCCTCGGCGTCCGCCATCTATGTCATCGATACGGCGGGCATCGCGATATCGGCCAGCAATGCCGGTGAGCCGACGAGCTTTGTCGGCATCGACTATAATTTCCGCCACTATTTCAACGAGGCGCTGGCGAAGGGCTCTGCCAGCCAGTATGGCCTCGGCACGATCAGCGGCCGGCCGGGACTCTATCTTTCGAGCCGCGTCGACGACAACGGCAAGCCGCTGGGCGTCGCGGTGTTGAAGGTCGAACTCGACGGCGTCGAAGCCAATTGGCGCTCCAGCGGGTTCCTCGTTTTCGTCACCGACGAACGCGGCGTGGTACTCGCCACCAGCCAGCCCGAATGGCGGTTTCACGCGCTGGCGCCGCTCTCCGCCGAAGACGCCGCCGCTGCCCATGAGCAACTGCAATTGACGGACGCCGCGTTTGAACCCCTGCCGATACGGCGCGGTGCCGGCGACGGCCTGGCGACGATCGACAGCTCCGGCAAGCCGCGCCAGTTCGTCGAGGTGGTGCAGGACTTGCCGGGTGCGGTCCCCGGCTGGCGTCTCTGGCTCTTGACGCCCGCCGACGCTGCTCTCTCGTCCGCGGCCAACACGGCGCGGCTGACGACGCTGCTTGGGCTGCTGCTGACCGGCTTGCTTGCCTACGTGCTCACCCGCCGCCGCCGTACACGCCGGCTGCGGCAGGACGCGCTGGCGCGCATGAATGCCGAACTGGAAAGCCGGGTCAGCACGCGAACGGCCGAACTGACGCGCTCCAATACGGCACTCGCCGGCGAAATCGCCGAGCGTGAAAGCGCCGAGGCCAAGGTCCGTCGGTTGCGCGACGATCTCGCCCAGGCCAATCGGCTGTCCATCCTCGGCCAGATCGCGGCCGGCGTGGCGCATGAGATCAACCAGCCGGTCGCCGCGATCCGCACCTATGCCGAGAATGCCGGCCGCTTTCTCGAAGGCGGCAAGACCGAGCCGGCGAGCGGCAATCTGACCTCGATTGTCTCGATGACCGAACGCATCGGCGCCATCACCAACACCTTGCGCACCTTCGCCCGCCGCCCGGGCGTGGCCGCTTCGCCACTACCGGTACGCGAGGCGATCGACGGCGCGCTGTCGTTGCTCTCCGGCCGCATCCGCGATTCCGGCGTCACCATCGTCAAGCCGCGCGGCAGCGCCTCGCCGATGGTGATGGCGAGCCGCATCCGGCTGGAGCAGATCCTCGTCAACCTGTTGCAGAACGCACTGGATGCCATGAAGGACCAGCCCGATCCCCGCATCGAGATTGGACTCGCCGAGCACGACGACCGGGTGCTGATTTCGGTGCGCGACAACGGTCCCGGCCTCGGACCGGAGGCGGCCGCCAATCTGTTCATGCCGTTCCAGACCACCAAGGAGAAGGGGCTCGGCCTCGGGCTGGTGATCTCGCAGGAAATCGCCCAGGAATTGGGCGGCACCTTGCAGCTCGATCCCGACAGCACCAGCGGCGCTTCCTTCACCATCGATTTGAGGCGAATTGAATGA
- the fhuB gene encoding Fe(3+)-hydroxamate ABC transporter permease FhuB, translating into MAERAVDHRATRGANLSPIALWGFLAAMAALLFAWRLGMQWPAPPPGDGVYLDHVILFYSTLPRAAVAVLAGAVLGLSGLLLQHVLRNKLAEPSTLGISAGAQLAMTAASLYAPFLMERSQGLVAFAGGTAAVLLVLGLTWRRGLEPVSVVLAGMMVALTASSISAALILANGEYLFSLFIWGGGSLVQQDWGPAIALTVRLAAGAVAALMLLRPLTILGLDDASARGLGVARHSSRLLVIALAVWMATSVAAEVGVIGFIGLAAPALATLSGARTLRQKLIAAPLIGAILLWLTDGLVQLAAGSGGERIPTGAGTALLGGPLLLWLLPRLRMFEWPHLGSNGDAPRKADRPWLIVLLLVVLTLVAVAVALIVGRGPTGWSFASGDLLTDLAAWRAPRIGVAAAAGAMLAAAGVVIQRVTGNPLASPEVLGVGTGAGAGLTVVLVVSATAGLGWQLAGSALGSLAALIAMLAIAARAKFGAERLLLAGIAMSALYSAAITATIAMGNAQSYVLLRWLSGSIGQATAMDASVALACLLPLTLPLFLAARWLDILPLGSVSARGLGVPVAGGRLTLILVAALLTALSAMVVGPLSFVGLIAPHLARLIGFSRARVHLAGAMLLGALLMTVSDWLSRMAAFPYELPAGLFASLLGGPYLVYLLARGVPRQG; encoded by the coding sequence ATGGCTGAGCGCGCAGTCGATCATCGCGCCACGAGAGGCGCCAATCTGTCGCCGATCGCCCTATGGGGCTTCCTGGCGGCAATGGCGGCGCTGCTGTTCGCATGGCGCCTAGGCATGCAGTGGCCGGCGCCGCCGCCGGGCGACGGCGTCTATCTCGACCATGTCATCCTGTTCTACAGCACGCTGCCGCGCGCCGCGGTGGCCGTTCTGGCGGGCGCCGTGCTCGGCCTCTCCGGCCTGCTGCTGCAACATGTGCTGCGCAACAAGCTGGCCGAGCCGTCAACGCTTGGCATTTCGGCCGGCGCGCAACTGGCGATGACGGCAGCCTCGCTCTACGCGCCGTTTTTGATGGAGCGGTCGCAAGGCCTGGTCGCCTTTGCCGGTGGCACTGCGGCGGTGCTGCTGGTGCTGGGCTTGACGTGGCGGCGCGGGCTCGAGCCGGTCTCCGTCGTGCTGGCCGGCATGATGGTGGCGCTGACCGCCAGCTCGATCAGTGCGGCGCTGATCCTCGCCAATGGCGAATATCTGTTCTCGCTGTTCATCTGGGGCGGTGGGTCACTGGTCCAGCAGGATTGGGGGCCAGCCATCGCGCTTACGGTCAGGTTGGCGGCCGGTGCCGTTGCCGCGCTGATGCTGCTGCGGCCGCTGACCATCCTCGGCCTCGACGATGCCTCGGCGCGCGGCCTGGGCGTTGCCCGACACTCAAGCCGCCTTCTCGTCATCGCGTTGGCCGTGTGGATGGCGACGAGCGTCGCGGCGGAGGTCGGCGTCATTGGTTTTATCGGCCTTGCCGCGCCGGCGCTGGCCACGCTTTCCGGCGCACGCACCTTGCGCCAAAAACTGATCGCCGCACCGCTGATCGGCGCCATCCTTTTGTGGCTGACGGACGGGTTGGTGCAGCTCGCCGCCGGCTCCGGTGGCGAACGCATTCCGACCGGCGCGGGCACAGCGCTTCTCGGTGGCCCGCTGCTACTGTGGCTGTTGCCACGGCTGCGCATGTTCGAGTGGCCGCATCTCGGCTCGAACGGGGATGCACCGCGCAAAGCCGATCGACCGTGGCTCATCGTTCTGCTCTTGGTCGTGCTCACCCTTGTTGCCGTCGCGGTGGCGCTGATCGTCGGCCGCGGCCCCACAGGCTGGTCATTCGCCAGCGGTGATTTGCTGACCGATCTCGCCGCTTGGCGCGCGCCACGCATCGGCGTGGCGGCTGCCGCCGGTGCCATGCTGGCGGCCGCCGGGGTGGTCATCCAGCGGGTCACCGGCAATCCGCTGGCAAGTCCCGAAGTGCTTGGTGTCGGCACCGGCGCCGGCGCCGGCCTGACCGTCGTGCTGGTGGTCAGCGCCACAGCCGGGCTCGGCTGGCAGCTGGCCGGCTCGGCCCTGGGCTCGCTGGCGGCATTGATCGCCATGCTGGCCATCGCCGCGCGAGCGAAATTCGGTGCCGAGCGCCTGCTGCTTGCCGGCATCGCCATGAGCGCGCTGTACAGTGCCGCGATCACCGCGACGATCGCGATGGGCAACGCGCAGTCCTACGTCCTGCTGCGCTGGCTGAGTGGCTCGATAGGTCAAGCAACCGCCATGGACGCATCGGTTGCGCTGGCCTGCCTGTTGCCGCTGACGCTGCCGCTGTTTCTGGCGGCCCGCTGGCTCGACATCCTGCCGCTAGGGTCCGTCAGCGCTCGCGGGCTTGGCGTGCCGGTCGCCGGCGGGCGGCTGACGCTGATCCTTGTCGCCGCGCTGCTGACCGCACTGTCAGCCATGGTCGTCGGGCCGTTGAGCTTCGTCGGCCTGATCGCGCCGCATCTTGCCCGGCTCATCGGGTTCTCCCGCGCTCGGGTTCATCTCGCTGGCGCGATGCTTCTGGGCGCCTTGCTGATGACCGTCTCGGACTGGCTGTCGCGTATGGCGGCCTTTCCCTACGAACTGCCCGCCGGCCTGTTCGCCTCGCTGCTCGGCGGGCCGTATCTCGTCTACCTACTTGCCAGGGGTGTGCCGCGCCAAGGCTGA
- a CDS encoding ribulose-phosphate 3-epimerase, with product MTSKPLSGPAAIAALPRDRLIAEFSLWSANLANFESDLKRIEPHVDLHHIDVADGHFAPSFLFFPDLVARIAGLTAKPIHVHLMVDDAIVEAQTRQFIEAGADMISVHAENGEAGLRAVRLARELGAEAGVVLRLETPVEAVRPFVSEVAFVTLLGTAIGVKGQSLSEKACDRLGAARAILRKAGREADVVLAADGGIRHETVPLLRAAGAETVVLGSLAFGDKDLAGRIGWLHGLKVAA from the coding sequence ATGACTTCAAAGCCCCTGTCAGGCCCCGCGGCAATCGCCGCATTGCCGCGCGATCGCTTGATCGCCGAATTCTCGCTCTGGTCGGCCAATCTCGCCAATTTCGAAAGCGACCTGAAACGGATCGAACCTCATGTCGATCTGCATCACATCGATGTGGCGGACGGCCATTTCGCCCCGTCCTTCCTGTTCTTCCCCGATCTCGTCGCCCGCATCGCCGGGCTGACGGCCAAACCCATCCATGTCCATCTGATGGTCGATGACGCAATCGTCGAGGCACAGACGCGACAGTTCATCGAGGCCGGCGCCGACATGATCAGCGTCCATGCCGAGAATGGAGAGGCGGGATTGCGTGCCGTGCGGCTGGCCCGTGAACTCGGCGCCGAAGCCGGCGTTGTACTCAGGCTGGAGACGCCGGTCGAGGCGGTGAGGCCTTTCGTCTCCGAGGTTGCCTTCGTCACGCTGCTGGGCACCGCGATCGGCGTCAAGGGCCAGAGCCTGTCGGAGAAGGCCTGCGACAGGCTGGGTGCTGCCCGCGCCATCCTGCGAAAGGCTGGCCGCGAGGCGGACGTGGTTCTCGCCGCCGACGGCGGCATACGCCACGAGACCGTGCCGTTGCTGCGTGCTGCCGGGGCCGAGACTGTGGTCTTGGGATCGCTCGCCTTTGGCGACAAGGACCTGGCCGGCCGCATCGGCTGGCTGCATGGGCTGAAGGTCGCGGCATGA
- a CDS encoding anhydro-N-acetylmuramic acid kinase, giving the protein MEPIWAVGLMTGTVLDGNIDVALIKTDGERIDDFGTYRLMPYPPSIRSLLEETLKQARAWNFVGPEPAIFAEAEEALTRAQSAAVRVLVEGHGMTMADIGVVGFHGQTVLHRAPQPGRIGQTRQLGDGELMHALLGTKVAYDFRSADVRAGGQGAPLAAVYHTALMRSASASGEVAVLNLGGVANITWWDGADNVVAFDTGPANAPLNDFIKSKGLGEMDRDGALGRAGTVDEARLAKLLQHPYLSKPYPKSLDRFDFGAAMADGLNTEDGAALLTAFTASAVGKALDLLPHRPKKLVVSGGGRHNPTMMSMLASRAGVEVVQAESLGWSGDAVEAECFAFLAVRVLRGLPISFPSTTGAPQPMRGGKLAS; this is encoded by the coding sequence ATGGAACCAATCTGGGCCGTCGGGCTGATGACCGGGACGGTGCTTGACGGGAATATCGACGTCGCGCTGATCAAGACAGATGGCGAGCGGATCGATGATTTCGGCACCTACCGGCTGATGCCTTATCCCCCGTCGATCCGCTCCCTGCTGGAAGAGACGCTGAAACAGGCGCGGGCCTGGAACTTTGTCGGGCCGGAACCGGCAATCTTCGCTGAGGCCGAGGAAGCGCTGACGCGGGCGCAGTCGGCGGCGGTCAGGGTATTGGTCGAAGGCCACGGGATGACGATGGCCGATATCGGCGTGGTCGGCTTCCACGGCCAGACAGTGCTGCATCGCGCGCCGCAACCCGGACGGATTGGCCAGACCCGGCAGCTCGGCGACGGCGAGCTGATGCACGCGCTATTGGGCACCAAGGTCGCCTACGACTTCCGCTCCGCCGACGTTCGCGCCGGCGGACAGGGCGCGCCCCTGGCTGCTGTCTATCACACCGCGCTGATGCGCAGCGCCAGCGCCAGCGGCGAGGTGGCCGTGCTCAATCTCGGCGGCGTCGCCAACATCACCTGGTGGGACGGCGCCGACAATGTCGTCGCCTTCGACACCGGGCCCGCCAACGCACCGCTCAACGATTTCATCAAGTCGAAGGGGCTCGGCGAAATGGATCGCGACGGCGCGCTTGGCCGCGCGGGAACCGTCGACGAAGCCCGGCTCGCCAAGCTGCTGCAACACCCCTATCTCAGCAAGCCCTACCCCAAATCACTGGACCGTTTCGACTTCGGTGCCGCCATGGCGGACGGCCTCAACACCGAGGACGGTGCGGCCTTGCTCACCGCCTTCACCGCCTCAGCCGTCGGCAAGGCACTTGACCTCTTGCCACACCGGCCGAAAAAGCTGGTGGTCAGCGGCGGCGGCCGACATAACCCGACAATGATGTCCATGCTCGCGAGCCGCGCCGGCGTCGAGGTGGTGCAGGCGGAAAGCCTCGGCTGGAGCGGCGACGCTGTCGAGGCCGAGTGTTTTGCCTTCCTCGCGGTTCGCGTGCTGCGCGGCCTGCCGATCAGTTTTCCAAGCACCACCGGCGCGCCGCAGCCGATGCGTGGCGGAAAGCTCGCCAGTTAG